A region from the Vicia villosa cultivar HV-30 ecotype Madison, WI linkage group LG3, Vvil1.0, whole genome shotgun sequence genome encodes:
- the LOC131662211 gene encoding uncharacterized protein LOC131662211: MGLKVLHLSHNVLSHSPSSSQTLASAISSPSSNLSSKPRNKFLPCSCSAFLRSRKFVLHRSRSFDEYRVSTTRRRSTIRRAFSASLDSFSDEEFAKKIEDLAFRFQISSENNAIMDLEGFEESLKASLASSSGSGSGSGSSAANFAAEFEPPWNRSHGGEEIMPAIIERKANSVELPFSLRIIKKKLRLKEEFREVGESARCSVKKAFSSMVFIIRELQCFTLQMREALFYEDLQGILERVQREMHASFVWLFQQVFSHTPTLMVYVMILLANFTVHSMSSNTAFAAVAPPVETESIVEFRDSEFQKFDSSVIKSFSVSNGNNTASVDGGSGRGGKFKPVASGFDGDGRFDQTGTGISDGGVYKTGENEPESVLGKEDEEEETKLWENMVEEASRMEVDLDREAMKRFVSPISAMIESDDYAEYLRTELVYQTALSQEPNNGLLLANYAQFLYIVAHEFERAEEYFKKAIEVEPPDAESFNKYAMFLWKVKNDLWAAEETYLEAISAEPSNTYYAANYAHFLWNTGGEDTCFPLDNSQEV; encoded by the exons ATGGGACTAAAGGTTTTGCACTTGTCGCATAATGTTCTATCTCATTCTCCATCTTCATCTCAAACTTTAGCTTCAGCAATTTCATCTCCTTCATCCAATCTTTCATCCAAACCACGAAACAAATTCCTTCCATGTTCATGTTCAGCTTTTCTTCGATCTAGAAAATTTGTTCTTCACCGGTCTCGATCTTTCGATGAATACCGAGTTTCGACCACACGAAGAAGAAGTACTATTAGAAGGGCTTTCAGTGCAAGCTTAGATTCATTCTCCGACGAAGAATTCGCCAAGAAAATCGAAGATTTAGCATTCCGGTTCCAGATTTCAAGTGAAAACAATGCGATTATGGATTTGGAAGGATTCGAAGAGAGTTTAAAAGCAAGTttagcttcttcttctggttCTGGCTCTGGTTCTGGTTCTTCGGCGGCTAACTTTGCCGCGGAGTTTGAACCGCCGTGGAACCGAAGCCATGGCGGCGAGGAAATTATGCCGGCGATAATTGAACGGAAAGCGAACAGCGTGGAGCTTCCGTTTTCGTTGCGGATTATAAAAAAGAAGCTGAGATTGAAAGAAGAGTTCAGAGAAGTTGGTGAGTCTGCGCGTTGTTCGGTGAAGAAAGCTTTCTCTTCCATGGTTTTCATCATCAGAGAGCTTCAATGTTTCACTCTTCAAATGAGAGAGGCTCTGTTCTACGAAGATTTACAAGGGATTCTCGAAAGGGTACAAAGGGAAATGCACGCTTCGTTTGTGTGGCTATTTCAGCAAGTTTTCTCTCACACACCAACTTTAATGGTTTATGTTATGATTCTCTTAGCGAATTTTACTGTTCATTCAATGTCGAGCAACACCGCCTTTGCCGCCGTTGCTCCGCCGGTTGAGACAGAGTCTATCGTCGAGTTTCGGGATAGTGAGTTTCAGAAATTCGATTCGTCTGTGATTAAGTCTTTCTCTGTTTCGAATGGTAATAACACGGCTTCGGTTGATGGAGGAAGTGGCCGAGGCGGGAAATTCAAACCGGTGGCGAGCGGGTTCGATGGGGATGGCCGGTTTGATCAAACCGGAACCGGGATTTCAGATGGAGGTGTTTATAAAACAGGGGAAAATGAACCGGAGTCGGTTTTaggaaaagaagatgaagaagaggaaACAAAACTATGGGAAAATATGGTGGAAGAAGCTTCTAGAATGGAAGTGGATTTAGATCGAGAGGCAATGAAACGATTCGTTTCACCGATTTCTGCTATGATTGAATCTGATGACTATGCTGAGTATTTGAGAACAGAACTTGTTTATCAAACCGCGTTGTCTCAAGAACCAAACAATGGTCTTTTACTTGCTAACTATGCTCAGTTTCTTTACATCGTTGCACATGAATTTGAAAG GGCAGAGGAGTACTTCAAAAAAGCTATAGAAGTGGAGCCACCGGATGCTGAGTCGTTTAACAAATACGCAATGTTTTTATGGAAAGTGAAAAACGATTTGTGGGCTGCTGAGGAGACATATTTGGAGGCTATTTCGGCTGAACCTAGTAACACTTATTATGCTGCAAATTATGCTCATTTTCTATGGAACACTGGTGGAGAGGATACGTGTTTTCCTCTTGATAATTCTCAAGAAGTTTGA